The following proteins are encoded in a genomic region of Helicobacteraceae bacterium:
- the nifH gene encoding nitrogenase iron protein — MSELRQIAFYGKGGIGKSTTSQNTLAAMAHFYGQKILIVGCDPKADSTRLILHEKAQQTIMQMAAEKGTVEDLELDEVCKDGAGIFGTTTEGGYIRCTESGGPEPGVGCAGRGVITAINFLEENGAYDDELDFVSYDVLGDVVCGGFAMPIREGKAQEIYIVMSGEMMAMFAANNISRGILKYANSGGVRLAGLICNARMTDREYDLAKALAMRLGTQMIHFVPRNNIVQHAELRRMTVVEYAESADQALEYKELARKIIANDLKVIPTPLPMDDLENLLMEFGIAEQFDEENIGKKAEN; from the coding sequence ATGAGCGAATTACGGCAGATAGCCTTTTACGGCAAAGGCGGGATTGGCAAATCGACCACTTCCCAAAACACCCTCGCGGCTATGGCGCACTTCTACGGACAGAAAATTCTGATCGTCGGATGCGACCCAAAAGCCGATTCGACCCGCTTAATCCTACATGAGAAAGCGCAGCAGACCATTATGCAGATGGCGGCGGAAAAAGGCACGGTCGAGGATTTAGAGCTTGACGAAGTGTGCAAAGACGGCGCGGGCATATTTGGTACGACGACCGAAGGCGGCTATATCCGTTGCACGGAATCGGGCGGTCCGGAGCCGGGCGTAGGCTGCGCGGGACGCGGCGTGATTACGGCTATTAACTTTCTCGAAGAGAACGGCGCGTATGACGACGAACTGGATTTCGTCTCCTACGACGTGCTTGGCGACGTTGTGTGCGGCGGATTTGCCATGCCGATCCGCGAAGGCAAAGCACAGGAGATATACATCGTTATGTCGGGCGAAATGATGGCTATGTTCGCGGCGAACAACATTTCAAGAGGTATTTTGAAATACGCCAACAGCGGCGGCGTGCGCCTAGCGGGACTGATCTGTAACGCTCGCATGACCGATCGCGAATACGATCTGGCTAAAGCGCTGGCTATGAGGCTCGGCACGCAGATGATTCACTTCGTGCCGCGCAACAACATCGTTCAGCACGCGGAGCTTCGCAGAATGACCGTAGTCGAATACGCCGAAAGCGCCGATCAGGCTCTCGAATACAAAGAGCTTGCGCGCAAGATCATCGCCAACGATCTGAAGGTGATACCAACGCCGCTTCCGATGGACGATCTCGAGAATTTGTTGATGGAGTTTGGCATAGCCGAACAATTCGACGAAGAGAACATCGGCAAAAAAGCCGAAAATTAG